A region of the Drosophila subpulchrella strain 33 F10 #4 breed RU33 chromosome 3L, RU_Dsub_v1.1 Primary Assembly, whole genome shotgun sequence genome:
cagcaaagcggcTGTAACCAAGATTGCACATTTAGCTTGCTCATAACcttttaatgaatggtccgacttacaatttttttggatatacatatattgataatcaaaacaaaatcccatttacttttttacaaaatctgtaaaaaatgtaGTCGCTAGACAGGTTTTAGCGATATaggcgtttgtgggcgttacagtgggcgtggcatccTCCTGAAATAAACATGCGGAAGAAGCTCAAGAATCTACATACCAAATCTCAACTTTCtaacttttatagtttccgagactTTAGCGTTTATAccgacggacagacagacggacagacagaaggacatagccagatcgactcggctagtgatcacGATCAGGGCTAGTGATCATGATCAAGAACGTATacactttatagggtcggaagcgcttccttctacctgttacatactttccgacaaatctagtatacccttttagtcTTTTCTTTAAACTCGCTTATCTTAGATCGTcaattttctgtaatttaaaaaaaaaaaattttgtagtAATTTAACAACACTATGAATTCTTTAAgttaaaaattctttaaaaaactttGGCAAAATTTAGAATAGTTTAGATCAGGAAGGTCTTTGACGAACATCGTACTTTCGGGGCCGTCCATaaaccaaacaaacaaattttaagcACTTTTTGACCCCCCTCGTGGACAATCGTGGATTTTTAACTAATTTGTACagtttgtgttttattttaaaatcaatagaTCAGCATaagtcggcataagtattttgacaaaacaaaagttaaatatactcataatttgaactaactttttgttaactttggcatcaatggaaaagtaatttttttgaatgatacaatacatttctaaacaaacaaggaagaacgctatagtcgagtacctcgactatcagatacccgttactcagctaaagggaccaaaggaaaatggagatatgcaagcagcaaatgcgccacctaccgacggtagacagatttaagcgttgtgggcgttagagtgggagttttttttagatcaatcgataggtattgacgagaccaatacatttcagttacaattttttatctagcacgaaaattgtgggcgccacaggcttgggcgtggcatattcgcgtaacaaacttgctctgcgctcaagcctacggaatctaaatctgaaatcccgtttctctatctttgatattttccgagatatccgcgttcatatttacgattttttgaagtttgtaggcggtttgtgggcgttaaagtgggcgtggcaaactttttttgggtcaatcggtaggtattgatgagaacaatacatttcagttaaaatttttattctagtatcaaaactgtaggagccaaagtttttggagttttgtgggcgttagagtgggcgtggcactcttttgaaataaacttgagctgcgcaggaatctcaggaatctgcatgcttaatTCCAGtgttgtagctcttatagtttcccagatctcagcgttcatacggacagacggacagaaggacatggctagatcaactcggctagtgatcctgatcaagaatatatatactttatggggtcggaaacgcttccttctgcctgttacatacttttcgacgaatctagtatacccttttgctctacgagtaacgggtataaaaatcataaaaaatattagcaaaaggttttttgaaaaattctttttgcagttactattatttttgctggaagaaatttttgcatcaaaaaatttaagttttcaagtcgaggaaaaagtttaaaaagtagatgtttacacaaattcgtccttttcaataagtactgaatgggttaagaaatgtattgtatcattcaaacggcatttaaatttcttttccattgatgccaaagttaacaagaagtaagttcaaataatgagtatatttaacttttgttttgccaaaatacttatgccgaccagtgtatatgaCAAGTAAACATATTTACTTGTGCGCTTTATTCAGCGCACGAGCTCgacaaatattacaatttattttttaaggcggctgaaacttaaagctgaaattttattttgtaaagtTGTGGAACCAATGAAGACTATGAAATTTTTCTGTTAAATCTTCTGAGCACAtaaattaatacattttaaatattgtttttaaatacttatattataataaatgttttagTTAAATCCATTTAAACGAACTTTTCCGATAATTGAATAATATTATACAAaagttgtttttatacccgttactcgtagagcaaaagggtatactagattcgtcgaaaagtatgtaacaggcagaaggaaccgtttccgaccccataaagtatagatattcttgatcaggatcactagccgagtcgatctagccatgtccgtctgtccgtctgtccgtatgaacgctgagactGTGACTCCTACAgatttgatgctagaataaaaattttaactgaaatgtattgttctcatcaatacctatcgattgacccaaaaaaaggtttgccacgtccattttaacacccacaaaccgcccacaaacttcaaaaaatcgtaagtatgaacgtggatatctcggaaaatattaaagatagagaaacgggatttcagatttagattccgtagctttgtacgcagcgcaattttgtcacgcgaatatgccacgcccactataacgcccacaagccgcccaaaactgtggcgctcacaatttttatgctagatgaaaaaggttaactgaaatgcattggtctcgtcaatacctatacctatacctatcgattgatccaaaaaaattgccaagcccactctaacgtccataacgcttaaatctgtcttccgccggtaagTGGCgaatttaaatctcgctttgctgcttgcatatctccatttccctttggtcccttaagctgagtaacgggtatctgatagtcgaggtactcgactatagcgttctcccttgttttttttttaattatcttAAGTCAGTCACATTAGGTAATATTAAGCCAAATAACATTTGGTACTAATATTTAGGAGTCATCACGACCCGGAGCGAACTCACCTCAAATACGAAGCTAATGTAGCCTGTCAGCTTGGTATCATTATCATTAAGCACTTCGTGCATGGATCTTAGCGTTGAGCCCAAGTAAACATTGATAGTTTGGGCTGGCAGCAGCCCAATCATTGTGGCCACATGGTAGTCTCTCGTATTGATGGAACTGATCTGCGTAAATAATAATCTGATATAAAACTGGATCTGAAACAGCGTGTCAGGCCCTACTTAAACTAAGTTATGGGCAAAAAGGGGTGTAAGTGACATATCATTTAGAGTAAACCGGTCTCCATTTCAAGTAAAAATGTTGTTTGCTTAAACGAGGTTTGCTCCcctcgatttaaaaattattcaataataaacGCTACCTCACCCATGTAATTACATTCACTTAGGTTCCACTTGGTTCAAATTTAGTACCACATCCCGTATAAGTTTTAACAATTGCAATCTGGTCAGATCGGCCTTTGGGCCACTTACTCCGAATATCACATTCTGAACTCCGAAGGGAATGGGGGTAAGTCGCGTAAAAAGCACCACCCGAAATGCCTTTGGTCCAGATATCACGCGAAGAATAGCTCGTCCCGTATCATTTTTGATCAACCTGCAAATAGAATTGATCGAACAATACTCATCATAAAggtaaaatatatgtttttattcacTAACTTAACTTTACACTAGCGTTTATCTAAGCCACAATCAGGAAATGGTTATGGGGGCTATAAGCGAGTTCCACCGTTCGGCAGTTAGCCCCATAAAGAATGGTGGGCGGGGATTTCATGTTATCATATAATAAAAGTTAATACATTATGTTGGCCTTTTCGACGCTTTCTAAATATTATGTAAGAAAATATACTTTTCTTTGAGGAAATTTGATTTGCAGCAATAATTGAAAAATTAGATACGCTTTGACGGTAATTAGCGGAAATGTAAAAACCTGCTGTTATCAGCTTTTGCCTATGCAATTACTTCTCACAGGCGCGccacatatatttataaatgccTGATAAGGAGCTGCAAACCAGCCGAGCAACTTCCTAAGAAGGTATTCAGCTGTGTGACGTGCCTTACAGAAACCAAACAAAGTAGTACGAAAAATCGGGCtttaatatacatataccTATAAAACTCCTGAATAAATGGCGGCGATTGTGGAAACACGAATTTAATTCCGCGGAATTACTGTCCATATCTTCAGCAATTTGCTGTGCTTTCCTCAGTCGCCGCCTGTGAGGTCATGCTGGTGGCGCCTAGCACCTGGTCCCTGTCAGCCCACGATCGTGGGGATCTGGCTCGGACGGCAGGTAAGCATACCTCGATCTCCTGGGGCTCGCTGGGACAGACTGCAGTGAGTACCTCGAGGGAATAGTCGTTTCGGATGTGCAGGGTGTCGCCGAGCTGGCAGAGAATGCCTCGGAACTCAGGGTAGGCCTGGCAGCAGTCATCGGGAATCGAGATGGACAGGCGCAGCGAAACGATGTTCCCGGGCGCGAAGGGGTAGTCAAGTAGTCTTCGACTGGTGTCTCTTTTACCAAGGCCCACGTGGGAGATGACGATTGGAGAGCAGTTGTACTTGCGGGCCACCTCGACAGTCTCAGCTGGACTCATGTCAACCTTGGGCAACACCCGGAGCTCCCTCAAGTGCCGGGCCAGAAGGATTAGGTAAGCGGCATGCAGCTCCAGGGGGGTGCGTACAGCACCTTCACTTCCAGCCGACTGTATTAACGAGCACAGATCGCGATGTATGTCCAAAAGAGCACCGTAAAGCATTTTCTGGGGCGGCGTAAACCGGCCGGAGATGGGCCAGCACCTGGCCAATCCGCCTTGGTAGCCTCCGTACTGGCAGCCAGCATCCATCTGCCACAGCCCATTGCCATCTAGTCCACATGATACTTTGCACGCGTCCGGTTGGGCGTGACTCAAACGGCACTTGTAGTCAAAGGATGTGGCCAACTCCTGAGGACTGCTCTGGTGCTGGGCGATCACCTCCGCCATGGAGCCGGCGGCAATAGCGTTGGCCCGACGCAGTGCACACAGCTCCCTGGACGTTTTTACGGTGCGTGTGTACTGCAGGATGTACCGGGGGTTACACAGAGGCGTTTTCGCCTCGTCGGCCGCCTCTTGCACTATCCGGCTGACTGGACTCGAGGTCTGGAAGGAGTGCCATAGCTCAGGAGACTGATCCCTTAGCAGCCAGAGCAAACTTTTCTTTAACATGGCTAGGGGCAGAACGTCTTCCACGTGATGCATATGGCTATAAATCGAGGACAGCTGCGAGTCCACCTCTTCGGGAAGGAAGAGCAACGCACCAGCCTTCCGCTTTCGGTTGCGATGGAGTACCAAGGCCGCTCCTGGCCTCAAGCAATCGCAGAGATAGAGAAACTCTGATCTTTGCCGAAAGGGGCATCTCAAGATTGAGTCGGCACCGGCCACCACGAGGACATGCGCAAATACCCGGTTCTTTCTCTGTGGTTCCTTGAACGCGTCCTTCGCGTGCATATAGGCATTGAGATCATCCAATGCCATTATTCGATGAAGATCGATCTCCTCGGGTACCAGGACTGCTGCGGGCCTCGGATCGCTGTGCAGGTACTCGGCCACAGTGGCAAACTGGCCCCCTGGGGCATCGCGGGAGAACTTATCGATAAGGTCGGGCACTGAGAGCGGCCGAATTTTCTTGGCGAACTCGGATGAAATGACTGTTGGCAGCACCAGATGGACATCACTTCGATCCGACGTGGCCACTACAGAGCATCCACGACGCACGTCACGCCAGGCAGAATACTTCAAATTTTTAAGGGATCGCAGCATTTGAGAAGCTAAGAAAGCACACAGGGCAGAGGCAGACAAAAAACTGTTTTAACTTAATGGAAGACCCTGAGACAGTTGGACAAAAGGGTGCCCTGATTTCCATCACTACAGTGAACCGAAGATTCAACAGGTCGCTTAAATGGTAAGTCGGGTTGTGAAACTTGTCAATATAACCAAGAACGAAAGTTCGTATTGCGTTGCTCCACATAAAATTGGAAAAAAGAGGAGAACAAAAGCCATCTTCGGCAAGCGGAATTTTTAAAACCCTTGCAGACCTTACCGAAATTGGATGCCCAATGAAGCGAGGAGAATGCCGTGTCAATAGCTCTTACAATAcatgaaatatatttacaaaTAACTTAACTTTGCAATTTTTTCTGAATATTCCTAGGGGAACCATGGGATATAGACGTCCGATCGGCACGCGCTTTTACCCTGATGAAGGTATGCATAAAAAAGGATTTGAAAGGATTCATGTAAATAGGTTTTGCACTGCTCcaaatatctttaatttttgcaaGTAATATCCGACCGTTCCGGGAGCTATAAAATAAGACGTGAGATCGGGGCGTAACATATTTTAGGACGACTGTGAAAGTTTCAGATCGCTAGGTTTTAAACTGAGCTCGCAAACGGTATAgaaacagacggacatggctatatcgaaTCCCCCAGTGATCCtgataaagtatatacatatctAATAGGATCGAAAACGTCTCCATCACTGCATTACAAACTTCtgaccctctgcaagggtatacaaaagAATTTACAACATTTCCCATTACTAACAATGAAAAACTAGACTATCagttacccgttactcagctaagggcagttggagatatgcaagccaCAAAGCGAGATGGCAAGCGATTACAATATTGGGTTATAGCTTTTATATGAAAAATCCGAtttgaacaatttttaaatggGTACTATTGATAAaccaaacaaaatttttacACATTTACAAACTTTTTAAGAATGCAGGCAACTTAACTTTTTCTAGTTCAACCGATAGGTAGTGACGAAACCGACATATTTCTGTTAAactttttattctagcatcaaaactgtgggcgccaccgttttgggcggtttgtgggcgtaaagtgagcgtggcactttactgaaataaacttgcgctgagcAAGAAGCTctggaatctgcacgcctagtCCAAACATTGTGGGtcttatagtttctgagatctcagctCTTGATTTTGCTTTCATCACCATATTCTTAAggagttttaaaaattcttaGAATGAGATCACTTTTATAAACaagtaatacatttttatgttttttatgtacagataaaaaaaaaaattttatgtgGGATAAGAATTACTTTTGCTGCGCCGCCCTGGATCCAGCATCTGAACGCtctagtttccgagatatcgaCGTTTATTTGGACAGATGGAGATGACCCTAGATCGGCTTGTAATCCTGATAAAGAACAGATTTTCTTTATAAGGTCAGAGACTCTTCTTACATTCTGCATACTTTTCGCTTTGTTCTAACGGGAATGACATTAAGTAAAAAGttcacttaaatatttttaagtagtGAGATTGAATTTATATGAACAGGTCTGACTCATATTTGTCGAGTCATAGAGTCGAACACCAAAGCAAATTGAAAAAGAGTTTTAAGGAATTCATTTTTTTGATTCACGTTTCATGTTTTATCGAAATTGGTCTGTAAACCAGAAAGAAATAATTTCCATGTTGAGATATAAAAAGATGAATCATTTATGaaaacacattttttactCTTAATTCAAAAGAACCTTACTTTTGCAGTTTGAAACCAAAGCCAACAAACTTCAATAACACAGGTCGACAAAAGCAGGACCAAAGGTAAACGCTACAAAGTCGGAAAGAATTTGACATatattccaatttcctttttCGAAACTACAAAAGCTACAAAGTTGAAattaagcatgcagattctcGCGAttactgccacgcccaccctaacgcccaaaactttgccacgcccactctaatgcccacaaaaaATACCTATCAACCCCAGTACAAATTCTTCAAATTCATTAAGAAGTTATTACCAAACATTGTAATCGCCGCATGTGGCGCCCTAAAATCGGAGAAGCTAATTTGCTGCTGGCTTATCTCCAGATCCCTAGCACTCTCTTTAGATTAGTAAGGGAATATGCCAGTCGAGGCAATCGAATACATCGTTCTTCCCTGTTCAGTCGTCTGGTAGATATTCTGCTTCAGAAGTGGAAAATTcctaatttacattttttacaaGTGTACATGCATGGCTCTAAAAAACATATACCTAATTTGCTGAATTCGTTTTTGTGTGCCTAGTATTTAGCATCTCTAGGCAAACAAATGCATAACTTTTGCCTCATTTACGTTGGTTCGGGTTCCTATATTGGATCTCGCCATATTTACAGCTATTAATACTTATGCAACTAATGATGTTGAAATATCGCCCAATAAATGGAAGTTTGTGCAAGCATTGACTGTTTTCAGGAGCGCCAAGTTCTTGTAAAATAAGATTATTGACGAATCGGATGTGTGACGTAAAGATATGTTTATCCGTGGCCAATGAATTGGATTCATTCATAGAACTAAGGCTACAATCCAAAAACGTACACATACAATAATTCCCTATTCACGAATCTTTCGAGAAAAAATCGAGTAATAGGGAGTATGTTAAGGTctgtttaaaatatatgtttcgGCATATCGTAACGTTCAGAAACCCGGCCGCTTTGGTCAATTTAAAAAGCGCAGGGATCGTTCCCTAAGCTTGATGTTACAAGTTCCACTAAAAATCCAGCTTTAGCTAAGATGCGTAGCCCAGTGTTTTCCCCAGCAACTCACTCACCTTTGCACGGGAATGCGGTGCCGGCAGCTGCGAATGGTGGCATGCGCCACGGCGATGCCGAGGTTGGCGCCCAGGATCACGGTGAGCCAGCCGCGCAGGCAGCCAAACAGGTAGCCGGCGGTGATGAGCAGGACGAAGTAGCCCACCACCACGGGGAAGCTGACCAGGGCGAAGAGCGCCATGTACACGGCGAAGGTTATCCAGGCGTTCTGCATCTCAATCCAGAAGAGCAGCTGGCGGGCGTAGTCCCGCGTCGCCCAGCCGATGAAGACGAGTGCGCCCAGGATGCAGGCGGGCAGCAGGCATCCCAGGTACCAGTTGCGGGTGAGGTAGCCGTGGGCCCGCCCCCACCAAGAGCTGCGCTTGCGGCTGCGGAggacggaggaggaggaggagggccGGGGCCCTCTTCGACTGGGAGCGCTGCTGGCCAGGAAGGGGTCACACTCGCTGTCCTCCGAGGACTCCAGGGCGAGCAGGGCGGCCGGGGAGGGATCGGAGGTGTTTGCTGCACTGCCCTCCAGTGGGTCCCCCTCCTTGCCTTGGATCAGCTGAGCGCAGGCGGGGGTCGAGGGGGCGGGTACTGGCTTCTGCATgatgctgttgttgttgctcgcATATCCATAcgagttgttgttgctgcttgtGCGGCCGCTGCTGATCTCGAGTTCCAGCGACGACATGACCAGGACTAACGGTCAGCTCTGGAGGCACCTTTCTCCGTTTTCTCTTGCACTTTCCGCTGCGAAATTTCACTTTCGTGCACCAGCAACCGCATCCGCGCCGAAACAGATGTCGAACTTTCGGAATTTACGGGCGCATGTGTGTGCTGGGTGTCACATATGGCAAGGCAACCGAGTCCCAGAAACCGTTGTTATGGTCTTGATTCAATTGAAATTACGCTTTTATTgtttatatacatttatatacaCCACCCGCTCAGCAAACGACGCACGTCTGCCAGCCGACGTTCCGATTGGAATTGGACAATTGGAACTCCGAGTTCCCGCAACGCAGCGGGAGAGAGAGCGCAGGGGAGAGCCAGCAGCGGTGATGCAGGTTCAGCTATTTTTCAGTCAGGGCTGGCCATTGTTAAGATTTGTAGCCGCCCCTGGCTATTTTTATTCGATTTGGCTATGGCGAGACTGTGCAATAGAACGCAAAAATTTGggacaaattaattaaattatttcacTTTTATTAGTGCAGATTTCAGTTAAGGTATTGGATTTATTCTTACTAATTGTGTAAGTAGGTCCCTGTACCCCAAAAATAGGGATAAAATTACCCTCGATGGTCCGACGTGGGTCGagtaaattgaaaaaatgttaataacaTTCATACAACTTATTGCTTTTGCTTGCTTTTTTTTACCCTGGTTTGTATaaaattcatattttatatatattttttacgaCCACTTATTAAgtagattttaaataaatcgaCAAAATGATTTAAACTCCAGCAGCACTACATTGCAAGAGATTGGTCACACTAACCCTTCAGCTGATTGGTATTGAGTAACtacgaataaataaataaaataagaacatGTTGTGCAGGCGTTCATCGTTAGCCCTGACCTCCAGATGCCTTCGTCTTTCGTCGACGCAGCAGCACAAAACTGGACAGCCGGGAAATGACCAGGACACCAACCTCTTGCCCGCCTACTCGGAAAATGAGCGTCGAAAGATCCTGCTGACTATAAACAAAACTGGCACGGATGAGATGATCAGGTGGGTGGACACTACACATGGGACTCCATGGGACTCAGCTCATTTTTCTGTCCAGCTACGACATTACCAAGGCGAGGGCCACCAAGCTGCACAACTGGAAGATCCGCCACGGTCCGCTGCAGGAGCTCAGTGACATCCTGTACGTGGAAGGGTTCGGCCTGAAGGCGGCCACCAAGTTCTTTAAGAGCGTGCTCGCGCCTGTGGACAATGGGAGCAATGGACCGGAAAAGAAGTCAAAGGCAGCGCGAGTGGCACCGTTCATAACACCATCCATGGATGAGGCGCAGCGCCAACGAATCGCTTCCGCCGTGGGCGTGCGCATCGGGGTGACCAGTGTAAGCTGGGCGCGCTTAGAGATCGCCAGCAGCGATGCCCCCTGCCTTCTCACCCATTGGCACCACCATGAGCTCAACGATAAGAAGCTGCACCTGTCAGAGCTTTGCCGCCGCTGCCTTTATGTCTCCCACCAGATACCGCAGGCCGATTGCTACGTACTAGAGAGTCCGCAGATGGCACAGGTCAGCAGCAATCCGGGAAGCATCGATCAACAGAACGTAAACATCCAGAAGGCCCAAGTGGCCGCCATCATGAGCTACTCGCTGATGGCCCGGTCGGATGCCGATGAAAATAAGGCCAACAACCTCTACTACATGCGCCGGTTCCTCTCAGCTCGTCTCTTCAATCACCTGGTAGGCACGGAGCGCGTGTCTTCTGAAGACACAATATTGGCCATGATGCGGACTCATTATAACGTGGAACATCAGCTCCCCGGAACAGAGTCTCCGCTGAGTCTGCGCCGACAAGTGCACTTTCCAGCTGACCTCCGCCTCATTTTCGCGCAGCAGGAGCGCTACCAGCGCGAGCTTCTGGGCCAGGCCTTTTTACTTAGCTTGGCCTTTACTCGCCTCGTTCTCTTGCAGGACGCGATGAGCATCGCTCGGGTGACCCGAAACGCAAAAATCTCCGCTTCGAGCGAGACAGCTTGCGAAGCTAGTGCATTGCAATAACTATTAGGGATTGTCATTGAGTTCCACCATTGTACTCGTTTTATAAAATCCCAAAACAGAGTAAAAGACTCAGCTGAGTACCACGTCCTTAAATCTAAAACCCGCCTGGCGACCACATTGTCCTTCGCTGGTTGGTGCTAGCGTCGGGTCCAGGAATTTAATATTGAACTTTGTAaagggtatctaatagtccaGGCACTTATCTTAAGCGTGACATGTTTCATGGTACAATTCCGTTGTCGTCCGATTTCTATAAAATGTAATTCtaaattagtaaataatttgtttttagatgCTATAACGGAGAGTAATGTTAAAAACatgtaaaattttatttttcagtaTGAAGAACATTGTTGACGTGTCAAATTTAAAAGtgttaaaatgtacaaaataattgttagCACACACAGCTGTTTTGAACATAACGTCGTGCTAAAAGCACAATTGGTTTGTGTGTAAacgattatattttaaatttaaacattaTTGCATTTGACAACAATTTTTTAAGGTCATTTCTTTACAATAAACATGTTAAAAACCAGTTTCTTATAGTGTGTTTCTTACGAACCCTGGTAAAAAACAATATCTCCAAAAGCTTCGAAGATATAACTTGTATCTTTAGTTTTTAGATCattcctatggaagctatagGATATGCAAtagataaaaaacttttggGAATGTTTCACCTCGATACACACCGACGAAACGACTTACTGACATGCCTTGATCAACTCAtcttctgatcaagaatatatttccTTTATAGTGACtgaaatcaacaaaaaaaaatagttctacttattatattattactatATGTCCTAAGCATTTGatagttattttttaatttgctgaaattatttatttgtataggTTGTGGAGGG
Encoded here:
- the LOC119555679 gene encoding transmembrane protein 64 isoform X2, with product MSSLELEISSGRTSSNNNSYGYASNNNSIMQKPVPAPSTPACAQLIQGKEGDPLEGSAANTSDPSPAALLALESSEDSECDPFLASSAPSRRGPRPSSSSSVLRSRKRSSWWGRAHGYLTRNWYLGCLLPACILGALVFIGWATRDYARQLLFWIEMQNAWITFAVYMALFALVSFPVVVGYFVLLITAGYLFGCLRGWLTVILGANLGIAVAHATIRSCRHRIPVQRLIKNDTGRAILRVISGPKAFRVVLFTRLTPIPFGVQNVIFGISSINTRDYHVATMIGLLPAQTINVYLGSTLRSMHEVLNDNDTKLTGYISFVFEEDATPTVTPTNAYIAKTCLATTFFTDFVKK
- the LOC119555679 gene encoding transmembrane protein 64 isoform X1, which produces MSSLELEISSGRTSSNNNSYGYASNNNSIMQKPVPAPSTPACAQLIQGKEGDPLEGSAANTSDPSPAALLALESSEDSECDPFLASSAPSRRGPRPSSSSSVLRSRKRSSWWGRAHGYLTRNWYLGCLLPACILGALVFIGWATRDYARQLLFWIEMQNAWITFAVYMALFALVSFPVVVGYFVLLITAGYLFGCLRGWLTVILGANLGIAVAHATIRSCRHRIPVQRLIKNDTGRAILRVISGPKAFRVVLFTRLTPIPFGVQNVIFGISSINTRDYHVATMIGLLPAQTINVYLGSTLRSMHEVLNDNDTKLTGYISFVFEVICGVALMFWVLQKARKELSETLLIADYNNEGKHSDIQV
- the LOC119555677 gene encoding xaa-Pro aminopeptidase 3, with translation MLRSLKNLKYSAWRDVRRGCSVVATSDRSDVHLVLPTVISSEFAKKIRPLSVPDLIDKFSRDAPGGQFATVAEYLHSDPRPAAVLVPEEIDLHRIMALDDLNAYMHAKDAFKEPQRKNRVFAHVLVVAGADSILRCPFRQRSEFLYLCDCLRPGAALVLHRNRKRKAGALLFLPEEVDSQLSSIYSHMHHVEDVLPLAMLKKSLLWLLRDQSPELWHSFQTSSPVSRIVQEAADEAKTPLCNPRYILQYTRTVKTSRELCALRRANAIAAGSMAEVIAQHQSSPQELATSFDYKCRLSHAQPDACKVSCGLDGNGLWQMDAGCQYGGYQGGLARCWPISGRFTPPQKMLYGALLDIHRDLCSLIQSAGSEGAVRTPLELHAAYLILLARHLRELRVLPKVDMSPAETVEVARKYNCSPIVISHVGLGKRDTSRRLLDYPFAPGNIVSLRLSISIPDDCCQAYPEFRGILCQLGDTLHIRNDYSLEVLTAVCPSEPQEIEVCLPAVRARSPRSWADRDQVLGATSMTSQAATEESTANC
- the LOC119554843 gene encoding uncharacterized protein LOC119554843, which gives rise to MLCRRSSLALTSRCLRLSSTQQHKTGQPGNDQDTNLLPAYSENERRKILLTINKTGTDEMISYDITKARATKLHNWKIRHGPLQELSDILYVEGFGLKAATKFFKSVLAPVDNGSNGPEKKSKAARVAPFITPSMDEAQRQRIASAVGVRIGVTSVSWARLEIASSDAPCLLTHWHHHELNDKKLHLSELCRRCLYVSHQIPQADCYVLESPQMAQVSSNPGSIDQQNVNIQKAQVAAIMSYSLMARSDADENKANNLYYMRRFLSARLFNHLVGTERVSSEDTILAMMRTHYNVEHQLPGTESPLSLRRQVHFPADLRLIFAQQERYQRELLGQAFLLSLAFTRLVLLQDAMSIARVTRNAKISASSETACEASALQ